A window of the Bufo gargarizans isolate SCDJY-AF-19 chromosome 1, ASM1485885v1, whole genome shotgun sequence genome harbors these coding sequences:
- the DDX4 gene encoding probable ATP-dependent RNA helicase DDX4 → MAGRDLMACAQTGSGKTAAFLLPILAHMMKSGVAASQFKDIQEPEAIIVAPTRELINQIYLDARKFAYGTVVRPVVIYGGTQTSHSLRQIFQGCNILCATPGRLLDIINKEKIGLSQVKYLVLDEADRMLDMGFMEDVRKLLSSQGMPKKEERQTLMFSATFPTPIQNLAREILKPDYLFVVVGQVGGACSDVEQQIIEVEEFGKRAKLLELLQLIGHERTMVFVKTKKMADFIATFLCQENIPCTSIHGDREQREREKALGDFRSGQCPVIVATSVAARGLDIENVLHVINFDIPGDVDEYVHRIGRTGRCGNTGKAISFFNKIGDDEQKIVRGLVKVLTDAHQEVPAWLEEMAFSAHGMPSFSSQPSKFASVDSRKRGDFQEDNGYSNPGISQPAARAAAEEEEDWG, encoded by the exons ATGGCAGGTCGTGACTTAATGGCTTGTGCCCAGACAGGATCTGGAAAAACT GCTGCTTTTCTGTTGCCCATCTTGGCTCATATGATGAAAAGTGGGGTTGCAGCGAGTCAGTTTAAAGATATTCAGGAACCAGAAGCCATTATTGTTGCTCCTACCAGAGAGCTGATCAATCAGATTTACCTAGATGCTCGGAAATTTGCATACGG AACTGTCGTTCGTCCAGTTGTAATATATGGAGGAACACAAACATCTCATTCACTGCGGCAGATATTTCAAGGCTGCAATATCCTTTGTGCGACACCTGGGAGGTTACTGGACATTATTAACAAGGAGAAG ATTGGGTTGAGCCAAGTGAAATACCTTGTTCTGGATGAAGCTGATCGTATGCTGGACATGGGTTTTATGGAAGATGTAAGAAAATTGTTGTCAAGTCAAGGAATgccaaaaaaagaagaaaggcaAACCTTAATGTTCAGTGCCACGTTCCCTACGCCCATACAAAA TCTTGCTAGAGAGAttttgaagccagattatctgttcgtGGTTGTCGGACAAGTTGGTGGCGCGTGCAGTGATGTCGAACAGCAGATAATTGAAGTGGAAGAGTTTGGAAAGAGGGCTAAACTGCTGGAACTTTTGCAACTCATAG GCCATGAGCGCACAATGGTTTTTGTGAAAACCAAAAAGATGGCGGATTTCATTGCAActtttctttgtcaagaaaatATCCCCTGCACAAGCATTCACGG GGACAGAGAGCAAAGGGAGCGGGAGAAAGCTCTGGGCGACTTCCGCTCTGGACAGTGTCCTGTGATTGTTGCCACGTCTGTTGCTGCCAGAGGATTAGATATAGAGAACGTCCTTCATGTGATAAATTTTGACATCCCCGGCGATGTTGACGAatatgttcacaggatcggccgaaCCGGACGCTGCGGCAACACTGGAaaagccatttctttttttaataagatTGGTGATGACGAGCAAAAAATTGTCCGTGGACTAGTGAAAGTTTTAACCGAT GCTCACCAGGAGGTACCTGCTTGGCTTGAAGAGATGGCGTTCAGTGCCCATGGCATGCCATCCTTTAGTTCACAGCCAAGCAAATTTGCTTCAGTGGATAGCAGGaag AGAGGCGACTTCCAGGAGGACAACGGTTACAGCAATCCTGGCATTTCACAACCTGCAGCGCGGGCGGcagcggaggaggaggaagattggGGCTAG